In the Candidatus Angelobacter sp. genome, one interval contains:
- a CDS encoding YebC/PmpR family DNA-binding transcriptional regulator, with amino-acid sequence MAGHSKWAKVKHFKGAIDAKRARIFAKLSREITVAAKLGGGDPDMNPRLRMALLKCRTANMPSDNIDRAIKKGAGGGDTANFEDLAYEIYGPHGVALLVELSTDNRNRTAAEIRSLLTKNGGSIATAGSVTRLFHRKGEIIVSREAADEDRLMELALDAGAEDFKTEPEGYEIITGTASFEAVHGQIESKGVKCAAAEVTWSPISTVPVNEADGAAVNRLIDALEEHDDVKEVHSNAEFLNAPR; translated from the coding sequence ATGGCGGGCCACAGCAAGTGGGCGAAGGTCAAACATTTCAAGGGCGCGATTGACGCGAAGCGGGCGCGTATCTTCGCGAAGCTGTCGCGCGAAATCACCGTGGCGGCCAAGCTGGGCGGCGGCGATCCCGACATGAATCCACGCCTGCGCATGGCGCTGCTGAAGTGCCGCACGGCGAACATGCCTTCGGACAACATTGACCGCGCCATCAAGAAGGGCGCCGGCGGCGGTGATACGGCAAATTTCGAAGACCTCGCCTATGAAATCTACGGCCCGCACGGCGTCGCCTTGCTGGTGGAGTTGAGCACCGACAACCGAAACCGGACGGCTGCGGAGATCCGGAGCTTGCTGACGAAGAACGGCGGCAGCATCGCCACCGCTGGATCGGTCACACGCCTGTTTCATCGCAAGGGAGAAATCATCGTATCGCGCGAGGCGGCTGACGAAGACCGGTTGATGGAACTGGCGCTGGACGCGGGTGCCGAGGATTTCAAAACTGAACCAGAGGGGTACGAAATCATCACGGGTACCGCGAGCTTCGAGGCGGTCCACGGGCAGATCGAATCGAAAGGCGTCAAATGCGCCGCGGCGGAAGTGACCTGGTCGCCAATCTCGACCGTCCCGGTGAACGAAGCCGATGGCGCTGCGGTCAACCGGTTGATTGACGCGCTGGAGGAACATGACGACGTGAAGGAAGTGCATTCAAACGCGGAGTTTTTGAACGCCCCTCGCTGA
- a CDS encoding YbjQ family protein has product MSQTHPLTTTAFDLPGYRISKSFGVVRGIVVRSRSIVGNIGASIQSLFGGNISLYTTLCERARDDAFRQMLAHAGELGANAVVGVRYDATEIAAGITEVLCYGTAVFVETAGAT; this is encoded by the coding sequence ATGAGCCAGACGCATCCGTTGACGACGACCGCGTTCGATCTGCCCGGCTATCGCATCTCCAAGTCATTCGGGGTCGTGCGCGGCATTGTCGTTCGTTCGCGGTCCATCGTCGGCAACATCGGCGCGAGCATCCAGAGTTTGTTCGGCGGCAACATCTCGCTCTACACCACGCTGTGCGAACGGGCGCGTGATGACGCGTTCCGTCAAATGCTCGCTCACGCAGGCGAACTCGGCGCGAACGCGGTCGTCGGCGTGCGCTACGACGCCACGGAAATCGCCGCAGGCATTACGGAAGTGTTGTGCTACGGCACGGCAGTGTTTGTTGAAACCGCGGGCGCGACTTGA
- a CDS encoding DUF1501 domain-containing protein, whose product MTTNWNRRDFLKTTSAATLSALAAGYPRALLAAEAEEKIKPSADTLIVLWLAGGMAQTETFDPKRYTPFERGMKPSGLFSTFPTIDTAVDHIKFTAGLEKIARVMDRGTLIRSYTAGDLGFILHSRHQYQWHTGYAPPQTVAAPHLGAIIARTLGPKNPAVPAFINIGQRFDLGEGEELKAFTTAGFLGSEHGPFNIPYPEQAADAVRPPAGMSPSRFESRDKFYRKLLAQSPVGDYGSDYQKESLLRSVDNAHRLLSSPAAKAFDLTQEPAEHIRKYWQEYDPGKRFDAAIDRSGSYEAATIGRFGLGCLLARRLAEVGARYIEVTTEYIPFLNWDTHEHGHEKMVNMKKSIDSPVSQLVLDLEERGLLDRTLIVLASEFSRDALIEGKPDKKVKDQVPVPDVIDDEKNYGMHRHFTDAGCVLLFGGGIKKGYLHGLTADERPFKTIEKRVVIEDLHASLFHAMGIPPKLSYEIEKRPFYVTRDGEGKPILDLFA is encoded by the coding sequence ATGACAACCAACTGGAACCGCCGAGATTTTTTGAAGACGACGAGCGCCGCGACGTTGTCGGCGCTGGCCGCGGGTTATCCGCGTGCGCTGCTCGCGGCCGAAGCTGAAGAAAAGATCAAGCCGAGCGCGGATACCCTGATTGTGCTCTGGCTGGCCGGCGGCATGGCGCAGACGGAGACCTTCGATCCCAAGCGCTACACCCCGTTCGAGCGCGGCATGAAGCCGTCCGGATTGTTCAGCACATTCCCGACGATCGACACGGCAGTGGACCACATCAAGTTTACCGCCGGTCTGGAAAAGATTGCTCGCGTCATGGACCGCGGCACGTTGATACGCAGCTACACGGCGGGCGACCTCGGTTTCATTCTCCATTCGCGGCACCAGTATCAATGGCATACCGGCTACGCGCCGCCGCAGACGGTCGCCGCGCCGCATCTTGGCGCGATCATCGCCCGCACGTTGGGTCCGAAGAACCCCGCTGTGCCGGCGTTCATCAACATCGGCCAGCGCTTCGACCTCGGTGAAGGCGAGGAACTCAAGGCGTTCACAACCGCCGGTTTTCTGGGCAGCGAACACGGTCCTTTCAACATTCCGTATCCCGAACAGGCCGCCGATGCCGTGCGCCCGCCGGCAGGTATGAGCCCGTCGAGGTTTGAAAGCCGCGACAAGTTTTACAGAAAGCTCCTCGCGCAAAGCCCGGTGGGGGATTATGGCAGCGATTACCAGAAGGAATCGTTGCTCCGCTCGGTCGACAACGCGCACCGGCTGCTCAGCTCACCGGCCGCGAAGGCGTTTGATCTGACCCAGGAGCCGGCGGAACACATCCGCAAATACTGGCAGGAATACGATCCGGGCAAACGATTCGACGCCGCGATTGACCGCTCGGGAAGCTACGAGGCGGCCACCATCGGACGTTTTGGCCTGGGCTGTCTGCTGGCCCGCCGGCTTGCCGAAGTCGGCGCGCGTTACATCGAGGTCACCACCGAATACATTCCGTTCCTCAACTGGGACACGCACGAGCACGGCCACGAGAAAATGGTGAACATGAAAAAGTCCATTGACTCGCCCGTATCGCAGCTCGTTCTCGATCTCGAAGAGCGCGGCTTGCTGGACCGGACGCTGATCGTTCTCGCCAGCGAGTTCAGCCGCGACGCGCTCATCGAAGGCAAGCCGGACAAGAAGGTGAAAGACCAGGTCCCGGTCCCCGACGTGATTGACGACGAAAAAAACTATGGCATGCACCGGCATTTCACCGACGCGGGCTGCGTCCTGCTCTTCGGCGGCGGGATAAAGAAGGGTTACCTGCACGGTCTGACGGCGGACGAACGGCCCTTCAAGACCATTGAAAAACGGGTCGTCATCGAAGACCTGCACGCCTCGTTGTTTCATGCCATGGGCATTCCGCCGAAACTCTCGTATGAAATCGAGAAGCGCCCGTTCTACGTGACCCGCGACGGCGAAGGGAAGCCGATCCTGGATTTGTTCGCGTGA